The Geobacillus stearothermophilus ATCC 12980 genome contains a region encoding:
- a CDS encoding branched-chain amino acid ABC transporter permease: MELIQQLVNGISLGSIYALIALGYTMVYGIVRLINFAHGDVFMIGSFVGFYAVTMLGVGFFPALLLAMAACAVLGVVIERIAYKPLRNATRIAVLITAIGVSLLIEYVIIYLRGAQPEAYPSTLLSDRNLELFGVVISSQSLFILGTSLVLMVLLQFIVHRTKIGKAMRAVSHDAEAARLMGINVDNTISATFAIGSALAGAAGVIFGIYYTKIEPLMGILPGLKAFVAAVLGGIGIIPGAMVGGLLLGVIESLVSGLGYSLWRDGVAFVILILILIFRPAGLFGKNVREKV, encoded by the coding sequence ATGGAACTCATTCAACAGCTGGTCAACGGCATTTCGCTAGGCAGCATTTATGCGCTCATCGCGCTTGGCTATACGATGGTGTATGGCATCGTCCGGCTCATTAACTTCGCCCATGGCGACGTCTTTATGATTGGTTCATTCGTCGGCTTTTACGCTGTGACGATGCTCGGCGTCGGTTTTTTCCCAGCGCTGTTGTTGGCGATGGCCGCCTGTGCCGTGCTCGGGGTAGTCATTGAGCGGATTGCGTACAAGCCGCTGCGCAACGCGACGCGCATTGCTGTGCTCATTACAGCGATCGGCGTATCGCTGCTCATTGAGTACGTCATCATTTATTTGCGTGGGGCGCAGCCGGAAGCGTATCCGAGCACGTTGCTGTCAGATCGGAACTTGGAGCTGTTTGGCGTTGTCATCAGCAGCCAGTCGCTGTTCATCCTCGGCACGTCCCTCGTTTTGATGGTCCTTCTTCAGTTCATTGTTCACCGGACAAAAATCGGGAAAGCGATGCGCGCCGTCTCTCATGATGCGGAAGCGGCCCGGTTAATGGGAATCAACGTCGACAATACGATTTCGGCCACGTTCGCCATCGGTTCGGCGCTTGCGGGGGCGGCAGGCGTTATTTTCGGCATTTATTATACAAAAATCGAGCCATTGATGGGCATTCTTCCCGGATTAAAAGCGTTTGTCGCCGCCGTGTTGGGCGGAATCGGCATCATTCCGGGAGCGATGGTCGGGGGGCTTTTGCTTGGCGTCATCGAATCGCTCGTCAGCGGGCTCGGCTACTCGCTTTGGCGCGACGGAGTGGCGTTTGTCATTTTAATTCTCATCCTCATTTTCCGGCCGGCCGGATTGTTTGGCAAGAACGTACGAGAAAAAGTGTAA
- a CDS encoding ABC transporter ATP-binding protein: MAAKTPLLKAENVGIQFGGLKALSGVTMELYQGELVGLIGPNGAGKTTLFNLLTGVYVPTDGRIMLDGETLNGLPPYKITRKGISRTFQNIRLFGELSVLDNVKVAYHAHARHSIASSILRLPSHFRGEKEIEEKAIEFLNIFQLDGVMHEKAKNLPYGQQRRLEIARALAAQPKVLLLDEPAAGMNPQETKELMNLIAFIRERFALTILLIEHDMSLVMGICERIYVLDHGQLIAHGTPEQVRSNPKVIEAYLGEEVS; the protein is encoded by the coding sequence ATGGCGGCAAAAACACCGTTGCTTAAAGCAGAAAACGTCGGCATCCAGTTTGGCGGGCTGAAGGCGCTCTCCGGTGTGACGATGGAGCTATATCAAGGGGAGCTTGTCGGGCTCATCGGCCCGAACGGCGCGGGGAAAACGACGCTGTTTAACTTGTTGACGGGCGTGTATGTGCCGACTGACGGGCGGATTATGCTTGACGGCGAGACGTTGAACGGACTGCCGCCGTATAAAATTACGCGCAAAGGGATCAGCCGGACGTTTCAAAACATTCGCCTGTTCGGCGAGCTGTCGGTGCTCGACAATGTGAAAGTCGCCTACCATGCGCATGCCCGCCATTCGATCGCGAGCTCCATTCTCCGCCTCCCGTCCCATTTCCGCGGGGAAAAGGAAATAGAAGAAAAGGCGATCGAGTTTTTGAACATTTTTCAGCTTGACGGCGTCATGCACGAGAAAGCGAAAAACTTGCCGTACGGCCAGCAGCGCCGGCTTGAGATCGCCCGGGCGCTGGCGGCGCAGCCAAAAGTGCTTTTGCTTGACGAGCCGGCCGCCGGCATGAACCCGCAAGAAACGAAAGAATTGATGAACTTGATCGCGTTTATCCGCGAACGGTTTGCGTTGACGATTTTGTTGATTGAGCATGATATGTCGCTTGTGATGGGCATATGCGAGCGCATTTACGTGTTGGACCACGGCCAATTGATCGCCCACGGCACGCCGGAACAAGTGCGCAGCAACCCGAAAGTGATCGAGGCTTACCTTGGCGAGGAGGTGTCGTGA
- a CDS encoding ABC transporter ATP-binding protein produces MLKVEAIDVFYGNIHALKGVSLEVNKGEIVTLIGANGAGKTTLLKTISGLLKPKSGDIVYEGASIAGKAAQTIVKQGISHVPEGRRVFANMTVEENLELGAFLRKDKDGIQQDFAKVFQLFPRLEERRKQLAGTLSGGEQQMLAIGRALMARPKLLLLDEPSMGLAPLLVKTIFRIIQEINESGTTILLVEQNAHMALSIADRAYVIESGRVVLSGAASELQASEQVKQAYLGGH; encoded by the coding sequence GTGTTGAAAGTGGAGGCAATCGATGTGTTTTACGGCAACATTCATGCCTTAAAAGGCGTATCGCTTGAGGTGAACAAAGGCGAGATCGTCACGCTGATCGGCGCAAACGGCGCCGGCAAAACGACGCTGCTAAAAACGATCTCCGGCTTGTTGAAGCCGAAAAGTGGCGACATCGTCTACGAAGGGGCTTCGATCGCCGGCAAGGCGGCGCAAACGATCGTCAAGCAAGGCATTTCCCACGTGCCGGAAGGGCGGCGCGTGTTCGCCAATATGACGGTCGAGGAAAACTTGGAGCTTGGCGCGTTTTTGCGCAAAGACAAAGACGGCATTCAACAAGACTTTGCCAAAGTCTTTCAGCTGTTCCCGCGCCTCGAGGAGCGGCGCAAGCAGCTGGCCGGCACGCTTTCGGGCGGCGAGCAGCAGATGCTCGCCATCGGCCGTGCGCTCATGGCGCGCCCGAAGCTGCTCTTGCTTGACGAACCGTCGATGGGGCTCGCGCCGCTGCTGGTGAAGACGATTTTCCGCATCATTCAGGAAATCAACGAATCGGGAACGACGATTTTGCTTGTCGAACAAAACGCCCACATGGCGCTCTCCATCGCCGACCGCGCCTACGTCATCGAATCCGGGCGCGTCGTCCTGTCGGGGGCGGCGAGCGAGCTGCAGGCGAGCGAGCAAGTGAAACAGGCGTATTTGGGCGGGCATTAA
- a CDS encoding M23 family metallopeptidase: MGEKGGFHVHRWFVALWVATVLFIAASAASAAENDDAVYEQRMELYKKAEAVSLIPWYYFAAIDQYERNIRQARRDLPKPTGVLGIYMKPDVWAGPLNKNPHDTNPFTISQFGGLGVDGDGDGKARADDDDDVIMAMARYLQTYGIDHRHIKIALWNYYQRSKTVDLILGKVKIYKKYKTLKLDDHVFPLPLRANYSYRDTWGDARGWGGRRIHEGTDIFAGYGVPVRSTCYGIVELKGWNKYGGWRVGIRDINNTYHYFAHLNGFAAGLREGQIVEPGTIIGSVGSSGYGPPGTAGKFPPHLHYGMYKDNGYTEWAFDPYPHLKAWERAEQQQQRRR; this comes from the coding sequence ATGGGCGAAAAGGGGGGATTCCACGTGCACCGATGGTTTGTCGCCCTATGGGTGGCGACGGTGTTGTTCATAGCGGCCAGCGCGGCTTCCGCGGCGGAAAACGACGACGCAGTATACGAACAGCGCATGGAGCTGTATAAAAAAGCGGAGGCGGTTTCGCTCATTCCATGGTATTACTTTGCCGCCATCGACCAGTATGAACGGAACATCCGGCAAGCGCGCCGCGACTTGCCAAAACCAACCGGCGTCCTCGGCATTTATATGAAACCGGACGTATGGGCCGGACCGCTGAACAAAAATCCGCACGATACGAACCCGTTTACGATTTCCCAGTTTGGCGGGCTCGGTGTGGACGGAGACGGGGACGGCAAGGCGCGGGCGGATGACGACGACGACGTCATCATGGCCATGGCACGCTATTTGCAGACATACGGTATCGATCATCGCCATATTAAAATCGCGCTTTGGAACTATTACCAGCGTTCCAAAACGGTGGATTTGATTTTAGGAAAAGTGAAGATTTACAAAAAATACAAGACATTGAAACTGGATGACCATGTCTTTCCGCTCCCGTTGCGGGCGAATTACAGCTACCGCGACACGTGGGGCGATGCGCGCGGCTGGGGCGGGCGCCGCATTCATGAAGGAACCGACATTTTCGCCGGCTACGGCGTGCCGGTCCGCTCGACGTGCTATGGCATTGTCGAACTGAAAGGATGGAATAAATACGGCGGCTGGCGCGTCGGCATCCGCGACATCAACAACACGTACCATTATTTTGCCCATTTGAACGGCTTTGCCGCCGGGCTTCGCGAAGGGCAAATCGTCGAGCCGGGCACGATCATCGGCTCGGTCGGCAGCTCCGGCTACGGACCGCCGGGCACCGCTGGAAAGTTCCCGCCCCACCTCCATTACGGCATGTACAAAGACAACGGCTATACGGAGTGGGCGTTTGACCCGTATCCGCACTTGAAAGCGTGGGAGCGGGCCGAGCAGCAGCAACAGCGGCGCCGCTAG
- a CDS encoding branched-chain amino acid ABC transporter permease, with product MATWKRTSGFWVSVILAFSFFVVVEWLIASGTLNIFYVNTLFFMAINVILAVSLHLIIGITGQFSIGHAGFFAVGAYASAIMTMKLQLPFAAGVLAAGVAAALAGLIIGVPSLRLKGDYLAIATLGFGEIVRIALLNIDYVGGASGMTVTHMTTWPWVFACLFATILVIANFTNSTHGRACISIREDEIAADAMGINTTYYKVAAFVIGSFFAGIAGALYAHHFYIIQPSNFGFLKSFDILIFVVLGGLGSLSGAVVAAVLLTIVSTFLQNYPETRMIIYSIVLILVMLYRPTGLMGTKELSSLFKWRKAAQGGMNHGGKNTVA from the coding sequence ATGGCAACTTGGAAGCGGACGAGTGGATTTTGGGTTTCCGTCATACTGGCCTTCTCCTTTTTCGTTGTTGTCGAGTGGCTGATTGCAAGCGGAACGTTAAACATCTTTTATGTGAATACCCTCTTTTTTATGGCGATTAATGTCATTTTGGCCGTCAGCCTTCATTTAATTATCGGGATCACCGGACAATTTTCCATTGGCCATGCCGGTTTTTTCGCCGTTGGCGCCTATGCCTCCGCGATTATGACGATGAAGCTGCAGCTGCCGTTTGCGGCCGGCGTTTTGGCTGCCGGGGTGGCGGCGGCGCTCGCCGGCCTCATCATCGGCGTGCCGAGCTTGCGTTTAAAAGGCGATTATTTGGCGATCGCCACGCTCGGCTTTGGCGAAATTGTCCGCATCGCGCTCTTGAACATCGATTACGTCGGCGGGGCGAGCGGCATGACGGTGACGCATATGACGACATGGCCGTGGGTGTTCGCCTGCCTGTTTGCCACCATTTTGGTGATCGCCAACTTCACGAACTCGACGCACGGACGGGCGTGCATCTCGATCCGCGAAGATGAAATCGCCGCCGATGCCATGGGGATCAACACGACGTATTACAAAGTGGCGGCGTTTGTGATCGGTTCGTTTTTCGCCGGCATCGCCGGAGCGCTGTATGCGCACCACTTTTACATTATTCAGCCATCGAACTTTGGCTTCCTGAAATCGTTCGACATTTTGATTTTCGTCGTCCTCGGTGGGCTCGGCAGCCTATCCGGCGCGGTGGTGGCCGCGGTGTTGCTGACGATCGTTTCGACGTTCTTGCAAAACTATCCGGAAACGCGGATGATCATTTACAGCATCGTCTTGATTTTGGTGATGCTGTACCGTCCAACCGGGTTGATGGGGACGAAAGAACTATCTTCGCTCTTCAAATGGCGGAAGGCAGCGCAGGGAGGAATGAATCATGGCGGCAAAAACACCGTTGCTTAA